Proteins encoded within one genomic window of Nonomuraea gerenzanensis:
- a CDS encoding protein kinase domain-containing protein translates to MVPGYREVRQLGAGRTGRVFLATYQSTGAYVAIKYLNATLRRDTEFMDRFRSDTPHLVELDDPGVVRLHEYVETPTRAAVVMELVDGVSLRTLLAEHGHVTPEAALAILKSTLLALAAAHERGVSHRDVTPGNILVQADGTAKLGDFGVVVHAEEPGVPAGTPAYMAPELWTQGRAGPLADLYAAACVLFEAVRGRPPYVARRGGGGDTPDGTLATGGDGTLDATRPIGEGGAPEVAHQVHRGRTSDVAHQVHGGGTSDVARQVGGEAASDVPALRAMHVAEPLPLEVAPDALRDLLRRGLAKDPSDRYASARQFAAELEEDATTGYGPDWEKRGRRHLAELATLLALRFPLARTDNRTSVAAGLRERVPRLPPQLWVAGATVAAALIAILLSGGHLPSGPGTILIPPPQAGTEAQTEPPATPSRPATSTPPTSAPTTRATTPPPGTAAPPPPTPQGGTSVALPTVLAAGITGWNGTTGTVSVSADGTGPVRLLISYTRRDGDGGAARTVREESRTLRGQTSYSVAVSHPPGEPECGERAHLGLLVMTEPAASNGPQVSEATMNGPACPPPATTRSATPTPKPTPTPSPSDTPVAPPPASGTPAARPSDAPSQAPALQPSHPAPTRLSDAPTGQPLGAPTAQPSGTPIAQPSGALATQPSGTPPESPPSVLRRFVEEPAAAPLLPAVPKPSATE, encoded by the coding sequence TTGGTCCCTGGTTACCGTGAAGTGCGCCAGCTCGGCGCCGGCCGCACCGGCCGCGTGTTCCTCGCCACCTACCAGTCGACCGGCGCGTACGTGGCGATCAAGTACCTGAACGCCACCCTGCGCAGGGACACCGAGTTCATGGACCGCTTCCGGTCGGACACCCCGCACCTCGTCGAGCTCGACGACCCCGGCGTGGTGCGGCTCCACGAGTACGTCGAGACCCCCACCAGGGCCGCCGTCGTCATGGAGCTGGTGGACGGCGTGTCACTGCGCACGCTGCTGGCCGAGCACGGCCACGTCACCCCGGAGGCGGCGCTGGCCATCCTCAAGAGCACGCTGCTCGCCCTGGCCGCCGCCCACGAGCGCGGGGTGTCGCACCGGGACGTCACGCCGGGCAACATCCTGGTGCAGGCCGACGGCACCGCCAAGCTGGGGGACTTCGGCGTCGTGGTGCACGCGGAGGAGCCGGGCGTACCGGCGGGGACGCCGGCGTACATGGCGCCCGAGCTGTGGACGCAGGGGCGGGCCGGGCCGCTCGCGGACCTTTACGCGGCGGCGTGCGTGCTGTTCGAGGCGGTCAGGGGACGGCCGCCGTACGTGGCGCGTCGGGGTGGCGGGGGCGACACGCCGGACGGGACGCTCGCCACCGGCGGGGACGGCACGCTCGACGCAACGCGTCCGATCGGGGAGGGCGGCGCACCCGAGGTAGCGCATCAGGTCCACAGAGGCCGCACGTCCGACGTAGCGCATCAGGTCCACGGAGGCGGCACGTCCGACGTAGCGCGCCAGGTCGGCGGCGAGGCGGCGTCGGACGTGCCCGCGTTGCGCGCCATGCACGTGGCGGAGCCGCTACCGCTGGAGGTCGCGCCGGACGCGCTGCGCGACCTCCTCAGACGGGGCCTGGCCAAGGACCCCTCCGACAGGTACGCCTCAGCCAGGCAGTTCGCGGCCGAGCTGGAGGAGGACGCCACCACCGGCTACGGCCCCGACTGGGAGAAGCGCGGCCGGCGGCACCTGGCGGAGCTGGCCACGCTGCTGGCCCTGCGCTTCCCCCTGGCCAGGACCGACAACCGCACCTCCGTCGCCGCCGGTCTCCGCGAGCGCGTGCCCCGGTTACCACCGCAGCTCTGGGTGGCCGGCGCGACCGTGGCGGCGGCGCTCATCGCGATCCTGCTGTCCGGCGGCCACCTGCCCTCCGGCCCCGGCACCATCCTCATCCCGCCACCCCAGGCCGGCACCGAGGCCCAGACCGAGCCCCCGGCCACCCCCTCCCGGCCCGCCACCTCCACGCCCCCCACCTCCGCCCCGACCACCCGCGCCACCACCCCTCCGCCCGGCACCGCCGCACCACCCCCGCCCACCCCGCAAGGCGGCACCTCCGTGGCGCTGCCCACCGTGCTGGCCGCCGGCATCACCGGCTGGAACGGCACCACGGGCACGGTCTCCGTCTCCGCGGACGGGACGGGCCCCGTACGGCTGCTGATCTCGTACACGCGGCGGGACGGCGACGGCGGGGCCGCCAGAACGGTCCGGGAGGAGAGCCGCACACTACGCGGGCAGACCTCGTACAGCGTCGCGGTCTCGCACCCGCCCGGGGAGCCGGAGTGCGGCGAGCGCGCGCATCTCGGCCTCCTGGTGATGACGGAGCCGGCCGCGTCGAACGGGCCGCAGGTGAGCGAGGCCACGATGAACGGCCCCGCCTGCCCGCCGCCGGCCACGACGCGCTCAGCCACCCCGACCCCGAAACCCACCCCCACTCCGTCGCCCTCGGACACCCCCGTCGCGCCACCACCGGCCTCCGGCACCCCGGCCGCGCGGCCCTCCGACGCGCCCTCACAGGCACCCGCCCTACAGCCCTCGCACCCAGCGCCGACGCGACTCTCGGACGCCCCAACCGGACAACCCCTCGGCGCGCCGACCGCACAGCCCTCCGGCACCCCGATCGCACAGCCCTCCGGCGCCCTGGCCACGCAACCATCCGGCACGCCCCCGGAGAGCCCGCCCAGCGTGCTGCGGCGCTTCGTCGAGGAGCCCGCAGCCGCGCCGCTCCTGCCCGCCGTCCCGAAGCCCTCCGCGACGGAGTGA
- a CDS encoding isochorismatase family cysteine hydrolase, which yields MERVAVLVMEMQRGVVGDLTRFPELVEACARHDVTANAARLLQAARPAGLPVIHCTAAFRPDRAGSHTANCPFIVSLLKDPRHMLEGTPATEVLPELRADTDLESRRHHGFSPFTGTALDMTLRSLGVTSVVALGVSLNLGIPGLALEAVNLGYRVTVVTDAVAGIPEEYARAVLKHTISLLATRATTADLVEAWKR from the coding sequence GTGGAGCGCGTGGCGGTGCTGGTCATGGAGATGCAGCGGGGCGTGGTCGGCGATCTGACGAGATTTCCGGAGCTGGTGGAGGCGTGCGCGCGGCACGACGTCACCGCCAACGCCGCCCGCCTGCTCCAGGCGGCCCGGCCGGCCGGGCTCCCGGTGATCCACTGCACGGCCGCGTTCCGGCCCGACCGCGCCGGCTCCCACACCGCGAACTGCCCGTTCATCGTCTCCCTGCTCAAGGACCCCCGGCACATGCTGGAGGGCACGCCCGCCACCGAGGTGCTCCCCGAGCTGCGCGCGGACACGGACCTGGAGAGCCGGCGCCACCACGGGTTCTCGCCCTTCACCGGCACCGCGCTCGACATGACACTGCGCTCGCTGGGCGTCACGTCCGTCGTCGCGCTCGGCGTCTCGCTCAACCTCGGCATCCCCGGCCTGGCCCTGGAGGCGGTGAACCTGGGCTATCGGGTGACCGTCGTCACGGACGCGGTGGCGGGCATCCCCGAGGAGTACGCGCGCGCCGTGCTGAAGCACACGATCAGCCTGCTCGCCACCCGCGCCACCACCGCCGACCTGGTCGAGGCGTGGAAACGATGA
- a CDS encoding SDR family NAD(P)-dependent oxidoreductase, whose product MMDGLRLDGRVAVVTGGAGAIGTAIAADLTGLGAEVVIADVDLTNAGKVKALHLHLDLASPRAVEEFAGAVGKVDILVHNAGVAIVEPFIESDPAGWDLMWQVNLRGPMLLTKLLLPGMMARGWGRLVFVSSDGARAGSGGEGAYAATKAGLFGLAKTLAREAARAHVTANVVCPGPTDTPMLRRVSDAEPGLVDRIARAIPLRRLGTPADVAGLVAYLCTERAAYITGQTLSVSGGVTMH is encoded by the coding sequence ATGATGGACGGGCTGCGCCTGGACGGGCGCGTGGCGGTGGTCACCGGGGGAGCGGGCGCGATCGGCACGGCCATCGCCGCCGATCTGACCGGGCTGGGCGCCGAGGTCGTGATCGCCGACGTGGACCTGACGAACGCGGGCAAGGTCAAGGCTCTGCACCTGCACCTGGACCTGGCCTCGCCGCGCGCGGTGGAGGAGTTCGCGGGTGCGGTGGGCAAGGTGGACATCCTGGTGCACAACGCCGGGGTGGCGATCGTGGAGCCGTTCATCGAGAGCGACCCGGCGGGCTGGGACCTCATGTGGCAGGTCAACCTGCGCGGGCCGATGTTGCTGACCAAGCTGCTCCTGCCCGGCATGATGGCCAGGGGGTGGGGGCGGCTGGTGTTCGTCTCCTCCGACGGGGCCAGGGCGGGGTCCGGGGGCGAGGGGGCGTACGCGGCGACGAAGGCGGGGCTGTTCGGCCTGGCCAAGACGCTCGCCCGCGAGGCCGCCAGGGCGCACGTCACCGCGAACGTGGTCTGCCCCGGGCCCACCGACACCCCGATGCTCCGCCGGGTGTCGGACGCGGAGCCGGGGCTGGTCGACAGGATCGCGCGGGCCATCCCGCTGCGCCGCCTCGGGACGCCCGCCGACGTGGCCGGGCTGGTCGCCTACCTGTGCACGGAACGCGCCGCGTACATCACCGGACAGACCCTGTCGGTGAGCGGCGGCGTGACCATGCACTGA
- a CDS encoding serine hydrolase domain-containing protein, whose product MHCDPRFSRVREVFERQFADGEELGAAFAVYLDGELVVDLWDGVADRHTGRPWERDTPAFAYSCTKAVTAAVLLHLVERGMVDVAAPVAEVWPEFAAEGKGAVTVEHLLTHQAGLPALEEPVPVEEFEDQPAIAARLAGQRPLWEPGTAHGYHALTYGFLVGEVIRRVTGKSVGELVSAEIAGPLGLELWVGAPEPVIERAARLTAGERAGSGRPATTVTEPVPQGAEVAAPTDATIPGGEPTPGRAGGKSAAEAAGGGRAPDVLAEMARAALDPGSLMNRALGNPAINLLKGGANNPVILRAGWPAAGMVTTARGLAGFYRALIAGEILRPETLQEALRPRVHGPDRVLCLDTSFGLGFMRPSMTFLVPSPSAFGHSGAGGSIGVGDPGRGLAIAYVMNKMANAISGNLRGHRLLQAVYESL is encoded by the coding sequence ATGCACTGCGATCCTCGGTTCTCCCGCGTACGCGAGGTGTTCGAGCGGCAGTTCGCCGACGGCGAGGAGCTGGGTGCCGCCTTCGCCGTCTACCTGGACGGCGAGCTGGTCGTGGACCTGTGGGACGGCGTCGCCGACCGGCACACCGGGCGGCCCTGGGAGCGCGACACGCCCGCCTTCGCCTACTCCTGCACCAAGGCGGTCACCGCGGCCGTGCTGCTGCACCTGGTGGAGCGGGGGATGGTGGACGTCGCGGCCCCGGTCGCCGAGGTGTGGCCCGAGTTCGCGGCGGAGGGCAAGGGGGCGGTCACCGTCGAGCACCTGCTCACCCACCAGGCGGGGCTGCCTGCGCTGGAGGAGCCGGTGCCGGTCGAGGAGTTCGAGGACCAGCCCGCCATCGCGGCCAGGCTCGCCGGGCAGCGGCCGTTGTGGGAGCCGGGGACGGCGCACGGGTATCACGCGCTGACGTACGGGTTCCTGGTGGGGGAGGTGATCAGGCGGGTGACGGGGAAGTCGGTGGGCGAGCTGGTGTCGGCCGAGATCGCGGGGCCGCTGGGGCTGGAGCTGTGGGTGGGGGCGCCGGAGCCGGTGATCGAACGGGCGGCGCGGCTGACGGCCGGCGAACGCGCCGGGAGCGGCAGGCCCGCCACCACCGTCACCGAACCGGTGCCGCAGGGCGCCGAGGTGGCGGCGCCGACGGACGCGACAATCCCAGGCGGCGAGCCGACGCCTGGTAGGGCGGGTGGTAAGTCGGCGGCTGAGGCGGCGGGAGGGGGGCGGGCGCCGGATGTGCTGGCCGAGATGGCCAGGGCGGCGCTCGACCCCGGCAGCCTGATGAACCGGGCGCTCGGCAACCCCGCCATCAACCTGCTCAAGGGCGGCGCGAACAACCCGGTGATCCTGCGGGCGGGCTGGCCGGCGGCCGGGATGGTGACCACCGCCCGTGGCCTGGCCGGCTTCTACCGCGCCCTGATCGCCGGCGAGATCCTGCGCCCCGAGACCCTCCAGGAGGCGCTGCGGCCCCGGGTGCACGGCCCCGACCGGGTCCTGTGCCTCGACACGTCGTTCGGGCTCGGGTTCATGCGGCCGTCGATGACGTTCCTGGTGCCCTCGCCGAGCGCGTTCGGGCATTCGGGCGCGGGCGGCTCGATCGGCGTCGGCGACCCGGGGCGCGGCCTGGCCATCGCGTACGTGATGAACAAGATGGCCAACGCGATCTCCGGCAACCTGCGCGGCCACCGCCTGCTGCAGGCCGTCTACGAGTCCTTGTGA
- a CDS encoding cyclase family protein, translated as MATEPNNWGRFGPDDQRGTLNLLTPSVVLAALRSATTGEVLSLAMPIRGATSSPAPGTVPHLPGRPLPQHFMSVDGGDYAAGARPIGAGLRVADDALIVTHHGTTTHMDALCHMWSGDELYNGHPAARVRSYGATRCGIEHVGGVVARGVLYDVPRLLGLGHLPADHRITAGLLEEIAVPRAGDVAVIRTGWPVVWERSREEYWSGQPGLSAEAGRWLAAHDVAAVASDNAAIGGLDARGLAAEPVEDDLHLLLLHRHGIHLIEMLWLEELAAAGRTEFVFVAAPLRIEGGTGSPLTPLAIL; from the coding sequence TTGGCAACCGAGCCTAACAACTGGGGACGATTCGGCCCAGACGATCAGCGCGGCACCCTGAACCTGCTCACCCCCTCCGTCGTCCTCGCCGCCCTGCGCAGCGCCACCACCGGTGAGGTGCTGAGCCTGGCCATGCCGATCAGGGGCGCCACCTCCTCGCCCGCTCCCGGCACGGTCCCGCACCTGCCGGGCCGGCCGCTGCCGCAGCACTTCATGTCGGTGGACGGCGGCGACTACGCGGCCGGCGCCCGGCCGATCGGCGCCGGCCTGCGGGTGGCCGACGACGCCCTGATCGTCACCCACCACGGCACCACCACGCACATGGACGCGCTGTGCCACATGTGGTCCGGCGACGAGCTCTACAACGGCCATCCGGCCGCCAGGGTCCGCTCGTACGGGGCCACGCGGTGCGGGATCGAGCACGTGGGCGGGGTGGTGGCCAGGGGGGTGCTGTACGACGTGCCACGGCTGCTCGGCCTCGGCCACCTGCCCGCCGACCACCGGATCACGGCCGGGCTGCTGGAGGAGATCGCCGTGCCCCGGGCCGGGGACGTGGCGGTCATCCGTACGGGCTGGCCGGTGGTGTGGGAGCGCTCGCGCGAGGAGTACTGGTCCGGCCAGCCGGGCCTGTCGGCGGAGGCGGGGCGGTGGCTGGCGGCGCACGACGTGGCGGCCGTGGCCTCGGACAACGCCGCCATCGGCGGGCTCGACGCGCGCGGCCTAGCCGCCGAGCCGGTCGAGGACGACCTGCACCTGCTGCTGCTCCACCGGCACGGCATCCACCTGATCGAGATGCTGTGGCTGGAGGAGCTGGCAGCGGCGGGGCGGACGGAGTTCGTGTTCGTGGCGGCGCCGCTGCGGATCGAGGGCGGCACCGGCAGCCCGCTCACCCCGCTCGCCATCCTCTGA
- a CDS encoding cytochrome P450 yields MRLPTTRDPRCPFDPPAELRGLPAMSRLEFADGHVGWLATTAEAARAVLGDPRFSARRELKHAAVRFTTPGETGRPAPPGFFGAMDPPEHTRYRRLLTGQFTLRRMRLLEPRIERIAAGHLDAMAAAGPPVDLVSAYALPIPSMVICELLGVPYADHEFFQSRSLQLVTADGDVAGASADLAGYLGELIRRKHAEPGDDLISGLLGELTDEELINVAMLLLVAGHETTANMLALGVLALLEQGLPYEEGLVEELLRWLAIVQFGAPSRAAREDVEVAGVLVRAGETVALSVPVINRDPAAFANPDALDPGREEARRHLSFGHGVHQCLGQQLARIELRVGYGALFERFPGLRLAVPAARVPLKQDAAVFGVTCLPVTWG; encoded by the coding sequence ATGCGACTTCCCACGACCCGTGACCCGCGATGCCCCTTCGACCCGCCCGCCGAGCTGCGCGGCCTGCCCGCGATGAGCAGGCTGGAGTTCGCCGACGGCCATGTGGGCTGGCTGGCCACCACGGCCGAGGCGGCCAGGGCGGTGCTCGGCGACCCCAGGTTCAGCGCACGGCGGGAGCTCAAGCACGCCGCCGTGCGGTTCACCACACCGGGCGAGACAGGACGCCCCGCTCCCCCGGGCTTCTTCGGCGCCATGGACCCGCCCGAGCACACGCGTTATCGCCGCCTGCTCACCGGCCAGTTCACGCTGCGCCGCATGCGCCTGCTGGAGCCACGCATCGAGCGCATCGCCGCCGGCCACCTGGACGCCATGGCGGCGGCGGGGCCACCGGTGGACCTCGTCAGCGCCTACGCGCTGCCGATCCCGTCGATGGTCATCTGTGAGCTGCTCGGGGTGCCGTACGCGGATCATGAATTCTTCCAGTCCCGCAGCCTCCAGCTCGTCACGGCGGACGGCGACGTGGCGGGGGCGTCCGCCGACCTGGCGGGTTATCTGGGTGAGCTGATACGGCGCAAGCACGCCGAGCCGGGCGACGACCTGATCAGCGGTCTGCTCGGCGAGCTCACCGACGAGGAGCTGATCAACGTGGCGATGCTGCTGCTGGTGGCGGGCCACGAGACCACCGCGAACATGCTGGCCCTCGGCGTCCTCGCCCTGCTGGAGCAGGGGCTGCCCTACGAGGAGGGCCTGGTGGAGGAGCTGCTGCGCTGGCTGGCGATCGTGCAGTTCGGCGCGCCGAGCAGGGCCGCCCGGGAGGACGTCGAGGTGGCGGGCGTGCTGGTGCGCGCGGGCGAGACCGTCGCGCTGTCCGTGCCGGTGATCAACCGCGACCCGGCCGCGTTCGCGAACCCGGACGCACTCGACCCCGGCCGCGAGGAGGCCCGCAGGCACCTGTCCTTCGGGCACGGCGTGCACCAGTGCCTGGGGCAGCAACTGGCCAGGATCGAGCTGCGCGTCGGCTACGGCGCGCTGTTCGAGCGCTTCCCCGGCCTGCGGCTCGCCGTCCCGGCGGCGCGGGTGCCGCTGAAGCAGGACGCCGCGGTGTTCGGCGTCACGTGCCTGCCGGTCACCTGGGGCTGA
- a CDS encoding TetR/AcrR family transcriptional regulator, with amino-acid sequence MSDRPGLRERKKAKTRALIQKEALRLFRLQGYTATTVEQIAEAAEVAPSTVFRYFATKEDLVIVDQFPPFVEALDQVPPDVPPVRAVRLAMRAMIEAQTPEERADSLERELLMLTVPELWAASVANVTAVATTLRDRLAAREGRPADDPGIRNVTGAVMGVMVGVWAEWVKDRDLDAPARLDEALAHLEAGLPLPRP; translated from the coding sequence ATGAGTGATCGACCGGGCCTGCGCGAGCGGAAGAAGGCCAAGACGAGGGCGCTGATCCAGAAGGAGGCGCTGCGGCTGTTCCGCCTGCAGGGGTACACCGCCACGACGGTCGAGCAGATCGCGGAGGCGGCCGAGGTGGCGCCCAGCACGGTCTTCCGCTACTTCGCCACGAAGGAGGACCTGGTGATCGTCGACCAGTTCCCGCCCTTCGTGGAGGCGCTCGACCAGGTGCCGCCCGACGTGCCCCCCGTGCGGGCCGTGCGCCTGGCCATGCGGGCCATGATCGAGGCGCAGACCCCGGAGGAGCGCGCGGACAGCCTGGAGCGCGAGCTGCTCATGCTCACGGTGCCCGAGCTGTGGGCGGCCAGCGTCGCGAACGTGACCGCCGTCGCCACCACCCTGCGCGACCGGCTCGCGGCCCGCGAGGGGCGGCCCGCCGACGACCCGGGGATCCGCAACGTCACGGGGGCCGTCATGGGCGTCATGGTGGGGGTCTGGGCCGAGTGGGTGAAGGACCGCGACCTCGACGCGCCGGCCCGCCTCGACGAGGCCCTCGCCCACCTGGAGGCGGGCCTGCCCCTGCCCCGCCCGTGA
- a CDS encoding AMP-binding protein, which yields MIHSLTLSDVLADHARSRPQVTAVVDGEIRLTYPELDERVSRLAAALDGLGVSAGDRVLWLGQNASAVLELLLACSRLGAVFCPANWRQSEDELRFVLGDLTPSAVFWEHSEPVAPLREASWIQAGEEYERLIAGASVREFAQVADTEPVLALYTAAFAGRPNAALLSSAALVAHATSLLVVRQMEPGFTFLNNGPLFHVGTMMFCLATLQIGGTNVFTPAFDPEEVCRLVDAERVTQAFLFGGMIDAVAKANAGGKYDLSSLRFVAHSAEWDDMITVDDSPWCRSKMGGYGQTEVGGMLTFLGLAEGGAGFAGRPSPLVQVRILGPDGSEVPAGETGEICARGKTLFSGYFARPDLNAEKTAHGWHHTGDLGRREPDGTITFIGPKLRMIKTGAENVYPAEVERALKAHPAVADAAVIGVPDPDWHQAVKAVVALKPGAGVSEDELVEHVKGLLASYKKPRHVTFVDAVPKRGFTPDYDALDAAHGGGNYPGS from the coding sequence ATGATCCACAGCCTGACTCTGTCGGACGTGCTCGCCGACCACGCCCGCAGCCGCCCCCAGGTCACCGCGGTGGTGGACGGGGAGATCCGGCTCACCTACCCCGAGCTGGACGAGCGGGTGAGCCGCCTGGCCGCCGCCCTGGACGGGCTGGGCGTGTCCGCCGGCGACCGGGTGCTGTGGCTGGGGCAGAACGCGTCCGCGGTGCTGGAGCTGCTGCTCGCCTGCTCCAGGCTGGGCGCCGTGTTCTGCCCGGCGAACTGGCGGCAGTCCGAGGACGAGCTGCGCTTCGTCCTCGGAGACCTCACGCCCTCGGCCGTCTTCTGGGAGCACTCCGAGCCGGTCGCCCCGCTGCGCGAGGCGAGCTGGATCCAGGCGGGCGAGGAGTACGAGCGGCTGATCGCCGGGGCTTCCGTACGGGAGTTCGCCCAGGTCGCCGACACCGAGCCGGTGCTGGCCCTCTACACCGCCGCCTTCGCGGGCCGGCCGAACGCCGCCCTGCTCAGCAGCGCCGCGCTCGTCGCGCACGCCACGTCCCTGCTGGTCGTGCGGCAGATGGAGCCCGGGTTCACCTTCCTCAACAACGGGCCGCTCTTCCACGTGGGCACGATGATGTTCTGCCTGGCCACGCTGCAGATCGGCGGCACGAACGTGTTCACCCCCGCCTTCGACCCCGAGGAGGTGTGCCGGCTGGTGGACGCCGAGCGGGTGACGCAGGCGTTCCTGTTCGGGGGGATGATCGACGCGGTGGCGAAGGCGAACGCGGGCGGCAAGTACGACCTGTCGTCGCTGCGGTTCGTGGCCCACTCCGCCGAGTGGGACGACATGATCACCGTGGACGACTCGCCCTGGTGCCGGTCCAAGATGGGCGGGTACGGGCAGACCGAGGTGGGCGGGATGCTCACGTTCCTAGGGCTGGCGGAGGGCGGGGCCGGGTTCGCCGGGCGGCCGTCGCCGCTGGTGCAGGTGCGCATCCTCGGTCCGGACGGGAGCGAGGTGCCGGCGGGTGAGACCGGGGAGATCTGTGCGCGCGGCAAGACCCTCTTTTCCGGATATTTCGCCCGGCCCGACTTAAATGCGGAAAAGACGGCTCACGGCTGGCACCACACCGGCGACCTCGGCCGGCGCGAGCCCGACGGCACCATCACCTTCATCGGGCCCAAGCTCAGGATGATCAAAACGGGGGCGGAGAACGTCTATCCGGCCGAGGTGGAGCGGGCGCTGAAGGCCCATCCCGCCGTGGCCGACGCCGCCGTCATCGGCGTGCCCGATCCCGACTGGCACCAGGCGGTCAAGGCCGTCGTGGCGCTGAAGCCGGGGGCCGGCGTCTCGGAGGACGAGCTGGTCGAGCACGTCAAGGGGCTGCTGGCGTCGTACAAGAAGCCGCGGCACGTGACCTTCGTGGACGCCGTCCCGAAGCGCGGATTCACCCCCGACTACGACGCCCTCGACGCGGCGCACGGCGGAGGCAACTACCCGGGAAGCTGA
- a CDS encoding LLM class flavin-dependent oxidoreductase, whose amino-acid sequence MKFSTFHLFHRFDGQSFKDVYDYHLELIGLAEELGFDGVRLAEHHFRDYGVVPNLFTMLAHAAARTSRIRLGTGIVVLPLHNPVHVAEEAAQVDVLSGGRLDLGIGRGYQSFEFEGFGIDLAEARDRFNEALEVIVGLWTQEAYQHEGKFYRTGAEVSLVPRPLQTPHPPLHVAAVSPETVTMYAERGLPILADPAAPFRKVVKAAETWRETAAQAGHTGHADLVVARSVYVAPTLEQARADQERFEASFDRSRIFNERSAPIDPRTGRAAQGFEYYQDRYLKGGTLSADFRWEQLEVIGDPARVIEQISLLRDAGFTDLLCDFGSTRPMPLEEMKRVMRFFATEVMPAFGGAR is encoded by the coding sequence ATGAAGTTCTCGACCTTCCATCTCTTCCACCGGTTCGACGGGCAGAGCTTCAAGGACGTCTACGACTACCATTTGGAGCTCATCGGACTGGCCGAGGAGCTGGGGTTCGACGGGGTACGGCTGGCCGAGCACCACTTCAGGGACTACGGGGTCGTGCCGAACCTGTTCACCATGCTCGCCCACGCCGCCGCCCGGACCAGCCGGATCAGGCTCGGCACCGGCATCGTCGTGCTGCCGCTGCACAACCCGGTGCACGTCGCCGAGGAGGCCGCGCAGGTGGACGTGCTGTCGGGCGGCCGGCTGGACCTCGGGATCGGGCGGGGGTACCAGAGCTTCGAGTTCGAGGGGTTCGGGATCGACCTGGCGGAGGCGCGCGACCGGTTCAACGAGGCGCTGGAGGTGATCGTCGGGCTCTGGACGCAGGAGGCGTACCAGCACGAGGGCAAGTTCTACCGGACCGGCGCCGAGGTGTCGCTGGTGCCCAGGCCGCTGCAGACCCCGCATCCGCCCCTGCACGTGGCGGCCGTCTCGCCCGAGACCGTGACCATGTACGCCGAGCGCGGCCTGCCCATCCTGGCCGACCCGGCGGCGCCGTTCAGGAAGGTCGTCAAGGCGGCCGAGACCTGGCGGGAGACGGCCGCGCAGGCCGGGCACACCGGTCACGCCGACCTGGTGGTGGCCCGCAGCGTGTACGTCGCCCCCACCCTGGAGCAGGCCCGCGCGGACCAGGAGCGGTTCGAGGCGTCGTTCGACCGCTCGCGCATCTTCAACGAGCGCAGCGCGCCCATCGACCCCAGGACGGGCAGGGCCGCCCAGGGCTTCGAGTACTACCAGGACCGTTACCTCAAGGGCGGCACGCTCTCCGCCGACTTCCGGTGGGAGCAGCTGGAGGTGATCGGCGACCCGGCGCGGGTGATCGAGCAGATCTCCCTGCTGCGGGACGCCGGGTTCACCGACCTGCTGTGCGACTTCGGCAGCACCCGGCCGATGCCGCTGGAGGAGATGAAGCGGGTCATGCGCTTCTTCGCGACCGAGGTCATGCCTGCCTTCGGAGGCGCACGATGA
- the cpt gene encoding chloramphenicol phosphotransferase CPT yields MTQVIVLNGGSSAGKSSMARSLQAVLPEPWLSISIDDLVDAMPAAMQAVDTGIEITSDGEVNVGPDFRRLQLAWREGIAAMARAGAPVIVDDVFLGGPSSQKEWREVLSGLDVLWVGVRCDSAVAAERELARQDRPQGMAELQAEVVHQGVRYDVEVDTTHAAALECARTVAAHVR; encoded by the coding sequence GTGACGCAAGTGATCGTGTTGAACGGCGGATCGAGCGCGGGCAAGTCGTCGATGGCCAGGAGCCTGCAGGCCGTCCTGCCCGAGCCGTGGCTCAGCATCTCCATCGACGACCTCGTGGATGCGATGCCCGCGGCCATGCAGGCCGTGGACACCGGCATCGAGATCACCTCCGACGGCGAGGTGAATGTGGGGCCCGACTTCAGGAGGCTGCAACTGGCCTGGCGGGAGGGGATCGCCGCGATGGCCCGCGCGGGCGCTCCGGTCATCGTCGACGACGTCTTCCTCGGCGGGCCCTCGTCCCAGAAGGAGTGGCGGGAAGTGCTCTCGGGCCTGGACGTGCTGTGGGTCGGCGTCAGGTGCGACAGCGCGGTGGCCGCCGAGCGCGAGCTGGCCCGGCAGGACCGCCCCCAGGGCATGGCCGAGCTGCAGGCCGAGGTGGTCCACCAGGGCGTGCGCTACGACGTGGAGGTGGACACCACGCACGCGGCCGCCCTGGAGTGCGCGCGGACGGTCGCCGCGCACGTCCGGTAG